The DNA window gagatccagcaaacccttTTTGAGTTTACATTACCTTCTGCATTGGCATAACCAAGTCAATGTCGTAAACCATAAATCCATCCACTCCAGCATTGATTTCAAAAAGCTTTAATCTAAAATGAAGATTTATGTCATCAAATTATGTTTCTATAATATAGATATAGGGTGCAGCATTTAGTACAATAGCTTTGATTTAGCTCATTTGATGGGCAGCATGCAGACAAGAGATCAAACCATGGGCCAATGGTTAAAATATAGGAGTTTCACACTTCTctgctaaaaataatatatggggCTTTTATCAATATTTTGAATACATAGCACAATATGCCAAGGTGgcctagatgttttttttcaccttttgacAGTGGCCATGACGTTGTTATACTCCTCACTTTCTTTGTCCTCCGGAAGCAGCAGGGCAGCCATGCCACCTGTAGCCAGGGCTCCTCTACGATGACATGTCTGGACCAATAAATCCATGTAGCTTTTGAGAAACCTTTTCTCCATGTTTACATACTTACTGCGATCGGGCAATAAGAACTCCAATCTATGTcctaaaatgttggaaaaaaatattcataatataaaaacTTGGAAACATGgaaaattaaacatataaaagcaaaacaataaaagcaaatttcAAACAATAAACTAACTCTATATGTGGACTGTATAATTTTAGAGGCAGAGCACAGGTTTGCATTTAAATTGTTGTTGTCTATCAAATAAAAGAACAGGCCTGTTATCTGTCACTTCCTAGATTTATATGTGACTAGCATTCATAATGACAGGAATCTCGCTGTACAATGTTAAATGATTTGAATGTGGAATTGTATATCTCTTGTGCTCCTTAAATGAACCTGAacttaaaaaagtgaagatttgctaagTTATAGGGGGAATCTAGGAATactaattgtgcctaagcagtatcataaaaatgaatttatcatGAAATCTTCCTGAAAAGTAGCAGTGCACTTCCTATCTGAATGTGCATGAGTGCTTTATATTATAGCCATTTATCTGCAGTAAAAGATCTCATAAAGAActtgctgcctctgactgctactCATTAGATCTGGAAAGAGACTATGCAACTATGGCGATGAGTGCTAAAAACTATGCTGTAGTTGTAGACCTGTAGTGCAAGTATTTCCCTGCTTCTGCTTAATTCATTCCTTGCATCTGTACTTTCTCCAGCTGCTTCCAGAATATTACCACCATCAGTTATCAGATCACCAAATATAGGTGTGGGGGGGAGAAAGTCAGCTTTGGTAGAAGCAAGCAGGAGCCTGTTACTCTTCCAAGTTGGCCACTTCCACCAATAGTGTATACATTGCAGAACACATTACAGTAAGTAagtcaacaggaaaaaaaatgatatacacaaCTTCCACAGTTCAGACCCTTCTTATTAATGTAAAAGAatccagaaataaaaatgatgtgtAAGTGTGCCAATAAACCCTCTTATACCTTTAGTGTGTCCTCTAAatgctaatatataaaatacaataacttATTTTAAGTACATTCATTACCAAATTTGTTAACAAAAGATGCTGAGTAATCCCAGATGCCACAGTTCAACCCAGCAGAATGTTCTCTGAGCTCATACAGTATTTCTTCCATTTCAAATGAAGCCAGCACACTTTCAATTATCACTGTAGCCTTTATGCTCCCCAAAGGCAGATGAAGCTACAAGtagaatgacagaaaaaaaatatagccaTTAACACTTTGGTTCAAATTTGTGAAAAGTGCAAAAAGTCACTTTTAAGGTTCAAAGTAATTTCTAAACATTTGTGACATTTTCccactaagaaaaaaacatattttttttagttaggatTTGATTTTATTTCCATGCCTCTTTGATTCCTGTACAGTAAGTCATGTAGCTTGTTAGTAAGACAAATTCACTTTTATCAACCTTATAAATATTGTgcttgattaaagctctccaagggtagagatgatactttttcatcagtgaagctaagtgatcctgcaaacctggaacaaatctggttcaggattgaaaacatttgctaacaaataactaatgacttttaggaaatccattccagaattgctggatcacacagcttcactgatgaaagtatcctccccagccttggagagctttaataaatcaggcccaatgtatctcaTGGAAAAGTAGAACTGGATTTTAGGTACATTGGACCCATGTGGGAAATAGGAGGAGTAAAGAAGTGTCAAAGAACAGTCAAATTTTAAACCTTATTAGCTATCAATGAACACTTGTATATAGCGGTACTGCAGATCTGTATACAGCATATTGctgcaataataaattaataataaattataaagcaTAGAAATGTAACTTCTATATCAAAATGCCATACTATTATCTTATTACCTTTTCCTCAGTCCACACAAATATCTGATTCCACAGTCTGGCCTCAAGaaagctttccacctgtaaaaaaaaaaaaaaatgtttccttattgatgttttaaatttacatgtaaaatagACCATTTTGAACTGGCAGATATACAAACAACAAacagctacatttttattttgcatacatCAGCTCTTGACAAAATCCGACGAGGAATCTAGTCAAGCTGTGGCTGAACAGATATGATTAGTGTGAAATTGTTTAACTGGTTTACAGCTGAATTTCAGTCACAAAAACTTTCATTCAAATATAGTCCTTAATAGCCACAGATGATATAAACACTTTTTGTGCACCAAAAGCCTTTTCattccaatatataatatatcaacaCAAGATTACGCAGAATTACACACAGCAcaccaaaataaaagcaaaaattcacatacttacttttttattagaataCTATTTGCTTTTCCAGATGTTcaggattaaatacattttgctacaCAAATGGGGAACactttctctatttctctcaCCTCTTTGGCATTCTAAATTCATATGGACATTTTGCTGCACAAAAGAGTCACACCAAATACTGAGAGCACATTTCACTTACTTTGCCACACGCAGATATGTTATTGGATCCTTTTTTTCAATATCCAACAATACAggacaatatataatattgtttaactaggttttcttcatgtacttttaggactttttttttaaagatgatgttataggtcacattcatatcaaaatatagaaaattttaaacttttatgcaCCACTGTACATGCAGGTATGTTACAGattttaaagaacaattaaaaGCACATACAGACGTACATTTGTGTAGTTATATACATTGctcagttaaatataaaaaaacacctgcCTAGCTCTGACCCATCAAGGAATGAATTTCACAAGATGTTcaaaggtgtcctgtggtatttgACACTAAGATGTTAGCACGTAATCCTTTAGGTTACACTGCATTGATTGGCCTGTCTTCTTCTCAAGGTGACCATATTTAAGGTTATCTACAACTTGAAGGTAAAAAACTCAGAAATACTGGTCCTCAACCAATGGCTTATGTACTCATAAGCAATGTTTGTTTTAGTTACACTTGTTGTTCTCGTGACCTATAGATTGACTGTTAGTATCTGCCTGTTATTGCTGAACATGGCTTAAGACCTGACATATATTCTACCTTTGATAAATAGAAAAAGGGTCCACTTTTACTTTCATAAAGTCTTCTTCCAGTGTGGTAAATCAGTAGACCAAAATCAAAGAGAGGACCAGGGATCTCCCTGCCATTTACCTGTAAACAAGAAGTTATTATAGTTAGTACCACTATTTTTGCTGCAAATGTCTTATTAGTGACATTGTGggcataaataatatacattgatcATATGTGAGATTATGATCAGAagttatgtataaaatatatatcacaaattACCAACATGTTGTGCTCCACCATATTCCATGCTCTTGGTCTGAGCATTAACACTGGGGCCTCTGAGATCGGTGGTATGCCTGTAAGTGGAATGATGGGCATAAAGTGAAATATAAAACCTGtgtaaattttatgtatttaattttctttacacAAACGTTAAAGTAGATTATATGTGCAGGATGTTACCTGGTACTTTGTTATAAACAACTTGGTGGACATTGAAAATTCCTTTTATCTGATTGAAGAACGTTGGACAATTTCCATCATCAAAGTCCACCTACATAAGGAAATAAATCTAATGGATTGTCTGCAGCCATTAAAACACTGATTATTAAATCCTCTGTTTGGATTGTTTTTGGcatcttttataatttttttttttaatacagaaaagcAATTAAGAAAAAGGACAGGGGCAGGTGCATTAACTAATTAGGAAGAAATtaagaagaattaaaaataatatatattgaactataaaaatcatacatttgAATTAAGAGAATCCTGTACAACTGTATGGTACTAAAATTTTAGAATCTGTTCATGTCACTAAATACCTCCCTAACTACCCCAGTTAAAGTGAACCTTGGTTAAAGTAGCATCATAGCTAAGTCCAAAATGTAAGAACATTATGATCCCAAAGCCAGCAACCAGCAAAAACTGAACCCAGATAATCTACTAAAGGTAGAAGGCTTTTTGGTTTATATGGACAGTGAAAAGCCAAAAAACTTTAAGGAATGAGAATAGTTACATGTTCATTTAACCACCTGGAGTCTTGGGACTTTTCTCCACATTCCCTGCAGCTTCtgtgcttttctatttttatcttgtCCAGACAAGTTGCCTTTCCTTGGTAACCTCAACCTTTCTTGGATATTAGGAGCCACATCATTACTAGCCATATACAACTATTTGGTACTCTCCACCCTGTTCATAACAACCTTTCATACAGTTAAACAGCATATTGGGTGAAGCATGAAAAATATTCTCTGCATACACACCACCAGTGTAAACTGTACCTGAATTCCTTGGGCGGATGACAGAAGAGCTTGGTGAAAACGTTCAGTTTGACAAGGTGCGGTATCTCCAATATCCACATGTCTGTTCTGTAGTCTTTGGGGTACAGCTGCTACTCTCCAGTGTGGGTCATCTCGGACATGAGTGTTACCCTGTAGAAAGTCTGGGTAACTGTTTTTCATATCCAGTTCAACTTTCCGTGCTACTCGATGCCACaaaatctgcaaacattttataacacCATCACAAAGATATAACTAGGTAGACAATTCTTGATAACTAACAAATGAAGATTGAGGACcacaaccaaaaaaacaaaaaagctgtaagaaaaaaatacttctataataatattaattctgtCTGAACCATTACCTGATCTTTGTAATCAATCTCTTTTAATAGAAATGATGTCttctaaattattataaaaagcgAGACAAATTAAAATGTTGCCTAATGTAATACTACCCAGATCAGATGGGAGATCGCCAGCTTAGATTTGTGAACCTACTATGAACCTTGAGATCATTGGTGAGAatgtgtctttctttttttttgatatgTACTAATGGCTTATGCGGTTATCTATATGCTATACCTTANNNNNNNNNNNNNNNNNNNNNNNNNNNNNNNNNNNNNNNNNNNNNNNNNNNNNNNNNNNNNNNNNNNNNNNNNNNNNNNNNNNNNNNNNNNNNNNNNNNNNNNNNNNNNNNNNNNNNNNNNNNNNNNNNNNNNNNNNNNNNNNNNNNNNNNNNNNNNNNNNNNNNNNNNNNNNNNNNNNNNNNNNNNNNNNNNNNNNNNNNNNNNNNNNNNNNNNNNNNNNNNNNNNNNNNNNNNNNNNNNNNNNNNNNNNNNNNNNNNNNNNNNNNNNNNNNNNNNNNNNNNNNNNNNNNNNNNNNNNNNNNNNNNNNNNNNNNNNNNNNNNNNNNNNNNNNNNNNNNNNNNNNNNNNNNNNNNNNNNNNNNNNNNNNNNNNNNNNNNNNNNNNNNNNNNNNNNNNNNNNNNNNNNNNNNNNNNNNNNNNNNNNNNNNNNNNNNNNNNNNNNNNNNNNNNNNNNNNNNNNNNNNNNNNNNNNNNNNNNNNNNNNNNNNNNNNNNNNNNNNNNNNNNNNNNNNNNNNNNNNNNNNNNNNNNNNNNNNNNNNNNNNNNNNNNNNNNNNNNNNNNNNNNNNNNNNNNNNNNNNNNNNNNNNNNNNNNNNNNNNNNNNNNNNNNNNNNNNNNNNNNNNNNNNNNNNNNNNNNNNNNNNNNNNNNNNNNNNNNNNNNNNNNNNNNNNNNNNNNNNNNNNNNNNNNNNNNNNNNNNNNNNNNNNNNNNNNNNNNNNNNNNNNNNNNNNNNNNNNNNNNNNNNNNNNNNNNNNNNNNNNNNNNNNNNNNNNNNNNNNNNNNNNNNNNNNNNNNNNNNNNNNNNNNNNNNNNNNNNNNNNNNNNNNNNNNNNNNNNNNNNNNNNNNNNNNNNNNNNNNNNNNNNNNNNNNNNNNNNNNNNNNNNNNNNNNNNNNNNNNNNNNNNNNNNNNNNNNNNNNNNNNNNNNNNNNNNNNNNNNNNNNNNNNNNNNNNNNNNNNNNNNNNNNNNNNNNNNNNNNNNNNNNNNNNNNNNNNNNNNNNNNNNNNNNNNNNNNNNNNNNNNNNNNNNNNNNNNNNNNNNNNNNNNNNNNNNNNNNNNNNNNNNNNNNNNNNNNNNNNNNNNNNNNNNNNNNNNNNNNNNNNNNNNNNNNNNNNNNNNNNNNNNNNNNNNNNNNNNNNNNNNNNNNNNNNNNNNNNNNNNNNNNNNNNNNNNNNNNNNNNNNNNNNNNNNNNNNNNNNNNNNNNNNNNNNNNNNNNNNNNNNNNNNNNNNNNNNNNNNNNNNNNNNNNNNNNNNNNNNNNNNNNNNNNNNNNNNNNNNNNNNNNNNNNNNNNNNNNNNNNNNNNNNNNNNNNNNNNNNNNNNNNNNNNNNNNNNNNNNNNNNNNNNNNNNNNNNNNNNNNNNNNNNNNNNNNNNNNNNNNNNNNNNNNNNNNNNNNNNNNNNNNNNNNNNNNNNNNNNNNNNNNNNNNNNNNNNNNNNNNNNNNNNNNNNNNNNNNNNNNNNNNNNNNNNNNNNNNNNNNNNNNNNNNNNNNNNNNNNNNNNNNNNNNNNNNNNNNNNNNNNNNNNNNNNNNNNNNNNNNNNNNNNNNNNNNNNNNNNNNNNNNNNNNNNNNNNNNNNNNNNNNNNNNNNNNNNNNNNNNNNNNNNNNNNNNNNNNNNNNNNNNNNNNNNNNNNNNNNNNNNNNNNNNNNNNNNNNNNNNNNNNNNNNNNNNNNNNNNNNNNNNNNNNNNNNNNNNNNNNNNNNNNNNNNNNNNNNNNNNNNNNNNNNNNNNNNNNNNNNNNNNNNNNNNNNNNNNNNNNNNNNNNNNNNNNNNNNNNNNNNNNNNNNNNNNNNNNNNNNNNNNNNNNNNNNNNNNNNNNNNNNNNNNNNNNNNNNNNNNNNNNNNNNNNNNNNNNNNNNNNNNNNNNNNNNNNNNNNNNNNNNNNNNNNNNNNNNNNNNNNNNNNNNNNNNNNNNNNNNNNNNNNNNNNNNNNNNNNNNNNNNNNNNNNNNNNNNNNNNNNNNNNNNNNNNNNNNNNNNNNNNNNNNNNNNNNNNNNN is part of the Pyxicephalus adspersus chromosome 3, UCB_Pads_2.0, whole genome shotgun sequence genome and encodes:
- the LOC140326862 gene encoding uncharacterized protein (The sequence of the model RefSeq protein was modified relative to this genomic sequence to represent the inferred CDS: added 126 bases not found in genome assembly), producing MDKVNLSDPPAGLENEFHTLLTPDAIHFLSELATAFDNDVDRILWHRVARKVELDMKNSYPDFLQGNTHVRDDPHWRVAAVPQRLQNRHVDIGDTAPCQTERFHQALLSSAQGIQVDFDDGNCPTFFNQIKGIFNVHQVVYNKVPGIPPISEAPVLMLRPRAWNMVEHNMLVNGREIPGPLFDFGLLIYHTGRRLYESKSGPFFYLSKVESFLEARLWNQIFVWTEEKLHLPLGSIKATVIIESVLASFEMEEILYELREHSAGLNCGIWDYSASFVNKFGHRLEFLLPDRSKYVNMEKRFLKSYMDLLVQTCHRRGALATGGMAALLLPEDKESEEYNNVMATVKRLKLFEINAGVDGFMVYDIDLVMPMQKLFQEYSDGPNQLHVIPSVKITQSDLLTMPAGGVTLYGLKYNIAVGILFINAWLKGEGHFFYKGKVEDSATAEISRSQVWQWIRHQVELEDDSRKVTRNMVQCLVQDVEHELGADLQLSDVQKQRLHTASEIFMEVIQKRDFPEFITTYLIMEHVFVCGHF